One part of the Candidatus Binatia bacterium genome encodes these proteins:
- a CDS encoding alkaline phosphatase family protein: MRVAPRALAATFVAAVTLASCGGGSTSGSLPQRVAPESASGSGYIQHVVIVIQENRSFDDFFSSFPNADGTQGGCMKPPTARIAPAYRFAAGRISRPRAGSGGCPSGDEYVPLTKTDLPGKCDWSHSYKNVGIDYDDGAMDGFGLEGGGKNCPGKVGTTIYQYVDPAQIAPYWDIAEQYVLADHMFQTQGSGSFTAHQDLIAAGTIINKAQTKSLVDFPSHMPWGCDAAKGTKTSQLLYTKAKIKDQYHKGPFPCLEYATMRDLLDAKSVSWKYYSPPEPNGTGALWNGFDAIDAVRNGPEWKTNIAQPKVFFSDITNGTLPAVSWIVPDDNNSDHPAVQSDTGPSWVASIVNAVGQSNYWDSTAVIVVWDDWGGFYDHEPPPFFDNWGGLGFRVPMLVVSAYAREATPSVPGYISHTPYEFGSILKFTENVFDLGSLGTTDKRATSIADCFDFSQPPRAFSAIPSKYSLQYFLRQPPSYKPLDSE, translated from the coding sequence ATGCGTGTCGCCCCTCGCGCTCTCGCCGCGACGTTCGTCGCCGCCGTTACGCTCGCGTCGTGCGGCGGCGGTTCGACGAGCGGCAGCTTGCCGCAACGCGTCGCGCCCGAATCGGCAAGCGGATCGGGTTACATCCAGCACGTCGTCATCGTCATTCAGGAGAATCGCAGCTTCGACGACTTCTTCTCGTCGTTTCCGAACGCCGACGGGACGCAGGGCGGATGCATGAAGCCGCCCACGGCGCGGATCGCGCCGGCGTATCGGTTCGCGGCGGGCCGGATATCGCGTCCGCGCGCCGGCTCCGGCGGCTGCCCGAGCGGCGACGAGTACGTGCCGTTGACGAAGACCGATCTTCCCGGGAAGTGCGATTGGAGCCACTCGTACAAGAACGTCGGCATCGATTACGACGACGGCGCGATGGACGGCTTCGGCCTCGAGGGCGGCGGCAAGAATTGCCCCGGCAAAGTCGGCACGACGATCTATCAGTACGTCGATCCGGCGCAGATCGCGCCCTACTGGGACATCGCGGAGCAGTACGTCCTCGCCGATCACATGTTTCAGACGCAAGGCAGCGGGAGCTTTACCGCGCATCAGGATCTGATCGCGGCCGGTACGATCATCAACAAGGCGCAGACGAAGAGCCTCGTCGACTTTCCGTCGCATATGCCGTGGGGCTGCGACGCGGCCAAGGGAACGAAGACCTCGCAGCTGCTCTACACGAAGGCGAAGATCAAGGATCAATACCATAAAGGGCCGTTTCCGTGCCTCGAGTACGCGACGATGCGCGACCTGCTCGATGCCAAGAGCGTGTCGTGGAAGTACTACTCCCCACCCGAGCCCAACGGCACCGGCGCGCTCTGGAACGGCTTCGATGCGATCGACGCGGTCCGCAACGGTCCGGAGTGGAAGACGAACATCGCGCAGCCGAAAGTTTTCTTCAGCGACATCACCAACGGCACGCTTCCGGCCGTTTCGTGGATCGTGCCCGACGACAACAACTCCGACCATCCCGCCGTGCAGTCGGATACGGGGCCGTCGTGGGTAGCGTCCATCGTCAATGCCGTCGGTCAGAGCAACTACTGGGATTCGACCGCCGTGATCGTCGTCTGGGACGACTGGGGCGGGTTCTACGATCACGAGCCGCCGCCGTTCTTCGACAACTGGGGCGGTCTAGGTTTCCGCGTCCCGATGCTCGTGGTCTCGGCCTACGCTCGCGAGGCAACCCCGAGCGTTCCAGGCTACATCTCGCACACGCCGTACGAATTCGGAAGCATCTTGAAGTTCACCGAGAACGTTTTCGATCTCGGGAGTCTGGGTACGACCGATAAGCGTGCGACGAGCATCGCCGATTGCTTCGATTTCAGCCAGCCGCCGCGAGCGTTTAGCGCGATTCCGTCGAAGTACTCGCTACAATACTTCCTCCGTCAGCCGCCTTCGTATAAGCCGCTCGACAGCGAATGA
- a CDS encoding alkaline phosphatase family protein, with translation MRASAAAFVVLFLAACAGSATTPPAAPPASAAPQNRLSRYVRHVVIVIQENRTFDDLFATFPGANGRTYGYMKTSAGPQRIALKASDLVEPCDWGHGYGNFRTDYDGGAMDGFNLEGGSKACPGKAGKAPYQYVKPSQIGPYWDIAKQYVLADAMFQTQGSGSFTAHQDLIAGGTVIDKAKNEVVVDFPSHMPWGCDAPSGTKTSLLVDLQLEYDKGPSPCFTYATLRDLLDAKSVSWKYYSPPEPHGTGALWNAFDAIDAVRNGPEWTTNVTKQPTVFFDDVTNGTLPAVSWIVPDDNNSDHPGNHDLGPAWVASIVNAIGESKYWKSTAIVIVWDDWGGFYDHVPPPSFDHWGGLGFRVPMLVVSPYARTGTSSRGGYVSHTQYEFGSILKFVENVWGLGSLGTTDARATAIGDCFDFTGKPRAFTAIPSEHSREFFKRQPPSNQPVDSE, from the coding sequence GTGCGAGCCTCTGCGGCGGCGTTCGTCGTCCTCTTCCTAGCGGCGTGCGCCGGCTCCGCGACGACGCCGCCCGCCGCGCCGCCGGCGAGCGCCGCGCCGCAGAACCGGCTCTCGCGCTACGTGCGCCACGTCGTCATCGTCATTCAGGAAAACCGCACCTTCGACGATCTCTTCGCGACCTTTCCCGGCGCGAACGGACGAACGTACGGCTACATGAAGACGTCCGCGGGCCCGCAGCGCATCGCGTTGAAGGCCTCCGATCTCGTCGAGCCGTGCGACTGGGGCCACGGCTACGGAAACTTCCGCACCGATTACGACGGCGGCGCGATGGACGGCTTCAATCTGGAGGGCGGCAGCAAAGCCTGTCCCGGCAAAGCGGGCAAAGCGCCGTACCAATACGTCAAGCCCTCGCAGATCGGCCCGTACTGGGACATCGCCAAACAGTATGTGCTTGCCGACGCGATGTTCCAGACCCAAGGCAGCGGCAGCTTCACCGCGCATCAAGACCTCATCGCGGGCGGCACGGTCATAGACAAGGCGAAGAACGAAGTCGTCGTGGACTTTCCCTCGCACATGCCGTGGGGCTGCGACGCTCCGTCGGGAACGAAGACGTCGCTGCTCGTGGACTTGCAGCTCGAATACGATAAGGGCCCGTCCCCGTGCTTCACCTATGCGACGCTGCGCGATCTTCTCGACGCCAAGTCGGTATCGTGGAAGTACTACTCGCCCCCGGAGCCCCATGGGACCGGCGCCCTCTGGAACGCGTTCGACGCGATCGACGCGGTGCGCAACGGACCCGAGTGGACGACGAACGTTACGAAACAGCCCACCGTCTTTTTCGACGACGTCACGAACGGCACGCTGCCGGCGGTCTCGTGGATCGTCCCCGACGACAACAACTCCGACCATCCGGGAAACCACGATCTCGGGCCGGCGTGGGTTGCGAGCATCGTCAATGCGATCGGCGAGAGCAAGTATTGGAAGTCGACCGCGATCGTCATCGTCTGGGACGACTGGGGCGGATTCTACGATCACGTGCCGCCGCCGTCGTTCGATCACTGGGGCGGTTTGGGTTTCCGCGTTCCCATGCTCGTCGTCTCGCCCTACGCGCGCACGGGGACCTCGAGCCGGGGCGGCTACGTCTCGCACACGCAGTACGAGTTCGGCAGCATTCTCAAGTTCGTCGAGAACGTCTGGGGTTTGGGCAGCCTCGGCACGACCGACGCGCGCGCGACCGCGATCGGCGACTGCTTCGACTTCACCGGCAAGCCGCGCGCCTTTACCGCGATCCCCTCGGAGCATTCGCGGGAGTTCTTCAAGCGTCAGCCTCCGTCGAACCAGCCGGTCGATTCGGAGTAG
- a CDS encoding DUF4097 family beta strand repeat-containing protein: MRAFLLITVIALGGCAGSFGERYHETVHQALAAGEAPLVRVDNVAGTVRIDGWRRPVVDVVAIKYGSDEQELRNVGVTVRREGGAISIATSYSGSTNGGGVRYRISVPLNASLRVGNVAGEVEIANVGGDVAVDTQAGAITADLGGVTGSRSVDLNATTGAIRLTLAPQSDASVEASSTVGAFSSDLSQITQARENLVGVRASGKIGTGSAHVRLTTTTGAIALRSGS; the protein is encoded by the coding sequence GTGCGCGCATTTTTATTGATTACGGTCATTGCGCTCGGGGGTTGCGCCGGTTCGTTCGGCGAGCGCTACCACGAGACGGTCCATCAGGCGCTTGCGGCGGGTGAGGCCCCGCTCGTTCGCGTCGACAACGTCGCCGGCACCGTTCGCATCGACGGATGGCGCAGGCCGGTCGTGGACGTCGTGGCGATCAAATACGGTTCCGACGAGCAGGAGCTGCGCAACGTCGGCGTCACCGTGCGCCGCGAGGGCGGCGCGATCTCCATCGCAACCTCGTATTCGGGCAGCACGAACGGCGGCGGGGTTCGCTACCGAATCTCCGTTCCGTTGAACGCATCGCTCCGCGTCGGGAACGTCGCGGGAGAGGTCGAGATAGCCAACGTCGGCGGCGACGTCGCGGTCGACACCCAGGCCGGTGCGATAACGGCCGATCTCGGCGGCGTGACCGGCAGTCGTTCGGTGGATCTGAATGCGACGACCGGCGCGATCCGGCTGACGCTCGCGCCGCAAAGCGATGCGAGCGTCGAAGCGTCGAGCACGGTCGGCGCTTTCTCGAGCGATCTCTCGCAGATTACGCAGGCGCGCGAGAACCTCGTCGGCGTTCGCGCGTCGGGAAAGATCGGAACCGGCAGCGCGCACGTCCGCCTCACGACGACGACCGGCGCCATCGCGCTGCGTTCGGGCTCCTAG
- the pfkB gene encoding 1-phosphofructokinase: MSGPILTVTLNPAVDEAIAIDAFVLGDVNRCALASLDAGGKGLNASRVIRRLGRETIALGFVGGVTGAMIRSRLDEERVPHAFDDVPEMTRLNVMLYESASARRTRIYLPGASVDPSRLLDLEARLRESARGRVVVLGGSLPPGLPETTYYDLVCRLRELGARCVVDASGAALARVLAAKPALVKPDVEEAAGVLGTAIENDEQALAAARELQRLGAESVVISQGAQGAIGVGPGGAWKAVAPAVEARSTVGSGDSMVAGLAIALAEETGLEQGLRLGTAAGAGTAMTPAAHLCRAEDFDALLPRVGMRSLSTS, translated from the coding sequence ATGAGCGGCCCGATCCTAACCGTCACGCTGAACCCCGCCGTCGATGAAGCGATCGCGATCGATGCGTTCGTGCTCGGCGACGTCAACCGTTGCGCCCTCGCTTCGCTCGATGCCGGCGGGAAAGGCCTCAACGCGAGCCGCGTCATTCGGCGGCTCGGCCGCGAAACGATCGCACTCGGCTTCGTCGGCGGCGTCACCGGCGCGATGATTCGCTCGCGGCTCGACGAAGAGCGCGTGCCGCACGCGTTCGACGACGTACCCGAGATGACGCGCTTGAACGTGATGCTCTACGAGAGCGCGAGCGCGCGCCGCACGCGCATCTACCTTCCCGGCGCGAGCGTGGATCCGTCGCGCCTGCTCGACCTCGAAGCGCGTCTGCGCGAATCGGCGCGCGGCCGCGTCGTCGTGCTCGGCGGAAGTCTTCCGCCCGGTCTGCCCGAGACGACGTACTACGATCTCGTCTGCCGATTGCGCGAGCTCGGAGCGCGCTGCGTCGTCGACGCCTCGGGCGCGGCGCTCGCACGCGTCCTTGCGGCAAAGCCTGCGCTCGTCAAACCGGACGTCGAGGAGGCGGCCGGCGTGCTCGGCACGGCGATCGAGAACGACGAGCAGGCGCTGGCGGCGGCGCGCGAACTGCAGCGTTTGGGGGCGGAGAGCGTCGTGATCTCGCAGGGCGCGCAGGGTGCGATCGGCGTCGGCCCCGGCGGCGCGTGGAAGGCAGTCGCTCCCGCAGTGGAGGCGCGCAGCACCGTCGGATCGGGCGATTCGATGGTCGCGGGCCTCGCGATTGCGCTTGCCGAGGAGACGGGGCTCGAGCAGGGCCTTCGTCTCGGCACCGCGGCGGGGGCGGGCACGGCGATGACGCCGGCCGCGCACCTCTGTCGCGCCGAGGACTTCGACGCGCTGCTTCCTCGCGTCGGCATGCGTTCCCTAAGCACGAGTTGA
- a CDS encoding bifunctional enoyl-CoA hydratase/phosphate acetyltransferase has translation MGPSGTATSAHHDEFVARCRGLRPMRTAVVHPCDKIALESALAAGAAGIIVPVLVGNAKVVETLARAARLDLSGCEVVTASDSRDAAAKAVELARTGGVEALAKGSLHSDELLHAIAIPDSGLHTQRRLTHAYVTDLPGHPEPLLITDAVVNIAPSLEEKRDVVQNAIDLAHALGLDEVRVALLSAVETVTPRVPSTLDAAALCKMSDRKQIVGAVVDGPLALDDALSAQAAAEKGIVSPVAGRANVLVVPDFESGNMLAKALILLAGAQAAGVVLGASVPVALTSRADSIATHVASLAVARLLCERGGKPTLRAVPPRRGARPV, from the coding sequence ATGGGCCCGAGCGGGACGGCCACGAGCGCGCACCACGACGAGTTCGTCGCGCGCTGTCGCGGGCTGCGGCCGATGCGGACCGCCGTCGTCCACCCCTGCGACAAGATCGCGCTCGAGAGCGCGCTCGCCGCCGGCGCCGCCGGGATCATCGTCCCGGTGCTCGTCGGGAACGCGAAGGTCGTCGAGACGTTGGCTCGCGCGGCGCGACTCGATCTCTCCGGATGCGAGGTCGTAACCGCGAGCGACAGCCGCGATGCCGCCGCAAAGGCGGTCGAGTTGGCGCGAACCGGGGGCGTCGAAGCGCTCGCGAAAGGCAGCCTTCACTCCGACGAGCTGCTGCACGCGATCGCGATTCCCGATTCCGGTCTGCATACGCAGCGGCGATTGACGCACGCGTACGTGACGGACCTTCCCGGTCATCCCGAGCCGCTGCTGATCACCGACGCCGTCGTCAACATCGCGCCCTCGCTCGAAGAGAAGCGCGACGTCGTCCAAAACGCGATCGACCTCGCCCACGCGCTCGGCCTCGACGAGGTGCGCGTCGCGCTCCTCTCCGCCGTCGAAACCGTAACCCCCCGCGTTCCGTCCACGCTCGACGCCGCGGCGCTCTGCAAGATGTCCGATCGCAAGCAGATCGTGGGAGCGGTCGTCGATGGTCCGCTCGCGCTCGACGACGCCCTGAGCGCGCAGGCCGCCGCGGAGAAGGGCATCGTCTCGCCGGTCGCCGGCCGCGCCAACGTGCTCGTCGTGCCGGATTTCGAATCGGGCAACATGCTGGCGAAGGCGTTGATCCTTCTCGCCGGCGCCCAAGCCGCCGGCGTCGTTCTCGGCGCGAGCGTTCCGGTCGCGCTGACGAGCCGGGCCGACTCGATCGCGACGCACGTTGCGTCGCTCGCGGTCGCGCGCCTTCTCTGCGAGCGCGGCGGCAAGCCTACGTTACGTGCAGTACCGCCGCGCCGCGGAGCTCGTCCCGTTTGA
- a CDS encoding zinc-dependent alcohol dehydrogenase family protein has protein sequence MNAIVLPSPAPIEAAPLRLAQKPRPIPAAGEILLRVAACGVCRTDLHVAEGDLVPKHAGIVPGHEVVGVVESLGPASRRFRVGDRAGIAWLRQTCGACAWCRSGRENLCPNARFTGWDHDGGYAEYAVVPEDFAYRLPERIDDEHAAPLLCAGIIGFRAIKRAGVVPGATVGLYGFGGSAHLALQVLKHWKCRVFVMSRGGVHRDLARDLGADWIGEATEPPPAPLDAAILFAPAGELVPPIMRSLDRGGILAIAGIYLSQIPPLDYERDLFYEREIRSVTANTRADGEEFLKIAGEIQIQSVTVGLRLDDANRALLMLKRDELRGAAVLHVT, from the coding sequence ATGAATGCGATCGTTCTGCCGAGTCCGGCGCCCATCGAAGCCGCGCCGTTGCGCCTCGCGCAAAAGCCTCGTCCGATCCCCGCGGCGGGCGAGATTCTCTTGCGCGTCGCGGCGTGCGGCGTCTGCCGAACCGATCTCCACGTCGCCGAGGGCGACCTCGTCCCAAAGCACGCGGGAATCGTGCCGGGACACGAGGTCGTGGGCGTCGTCGAGAGCCTCGGACCCGCAAGCCGGCGCTTTCGCGTCGGCGATCGTGCCGGCATCGCGTGGCTGCGGCAGACGTGCGGCGCCTGCGCCTGGTGCCGAAGCGGGCGAGAGAACCTCTGCCCGAACGCACGCTTCACCGGCTGGGATCACGACGGCGGATACGCAGAGTATGCCGTCGTCCCGGAAGATTTCGCCTATCGGTTGCCCGAGCGCATAGACGACGAGCACGCGGCGCCGCTGCTCTGCGCCGGCATCATCGGCTTCCGCGCGATCAAGCGCGCGGGCGTCGTCCCCGGCGCGACCGTCGGGCTCTACGGTTTCGGCGGCTCGGCGCATCTCGCGCTCCAAGTGCTCAAGCACTGGAAGTGCCGCGTCTTCGTGATGAGCCGCGGCGGCGTCCATCGCGACCTCGCGCGCGATCTCGGCGCGGACTGGATCGGCGAGGCGACCGAGCCTCCGCCCGCGCCGCTCGACGCCGCGATTCTCTTCGCGCCAGCCGGCGAGCTCGTTCCGCCGATCATGCGATCGCTCGACCGCGGCGGCATCCTTGCGATCGCGGGGATCTATCTCTCGCAAATCCCGCCGCTCGACTACGAGCGCGACCTCTTCTACGAACGCGAGATTCGCAGCGTAACGGCGAACACGCGCGCCGACGGCGAGGAGTTTCTCAAGATCGCCGGCGAGATTCAGATCCAAAGCGTTACGGTTGGATTGCGTTTGGACGACGCGAACCGCGCGCTGCTGATGCTCAAACGGGACGAGCTCCGCGGCGCGGCGGTACTGCACGTAACGTAG
- a CDS encoding HPF/RaiA family ribosome-associated protein, whose protein sequence is MSFPVQITFRGLDHSEALDTLIRDEAAKLEKFFDAVVSCRVLVERQTGLHHSAAPYVVRVSLVVPGADLAIATEPSDDAAAAVRDTFRRARRRLQDRARRRAGPHVRASLR, encoded by the coding sequence ATGAGTTTTCCCGTCCAGATAACCTTCCGCGGCCTCGACCACTCCGAGGCGCTCGACACGCTGATCCGCGACGAAGCTGCGAAACTCGAGAAGTTCTTCGACGCCGTCGTCAGTTGCCGCGTCCTCGTCGAGCGGCAGACCGGACTCCATCACAGCGCCGCCCCGTACGTCGTTCGCGTAAGCCTGGTCGTTCCCGGCGCCGACCTCGCGATCGCAACCGAGCCGAGCGACGATGCCGCGGCTGCGGTTCGCGATACGTTTAGGCGCGCGCGCCGGCGCCTGCAAGACCGCGCGCGGCGGCGGGCGGGGCCGCACGTCCGCGCGAGTCTGCGGTAG
- a CDS encoding Hsp20/alpha crystallin family protein — translation MKAREGNGDLALLDQMFDSFFDWQLPKPRFNNAPLDLYEKDGKYVIEMAAPGFDPKEINVEVSGGTVTISGDHTDRFERRDVRYHRREMRHGSFARTVTLPQDLDANAVSATVDRGVLKVELTPTKPIAPRKIEVRSA, via the coding sequence ATGAAGGCAAGAGAAGGAAACGGCGACCTGGCGTTGCTCGATCAGATGTTCGACTCGTTCTTCGACTGGCAACTGCCGAAGCCGCGCTTCAACAACGCTCCGCTCGATCTCTACGAGAAGGACGGCAAGTACGTCATCGAGATGGCGGCACCGGGCTTCGACCCGAAAGAGATCAACGTCGAGGTCAGCGGCGGCACCGTTACGATCTCCGGCGATCATACCGACCGCTTCGAGAGACGCGACGTTCGGTACCATCGGCGCGAAATGCGTCACGGCTCGTTCGCGCGCACGGTTACGCTGCCGCAGGATCTCGACGCAAACGCCGTCTCGGCGACGGTGGACAGGGGCGTGTTGAAGGTTGAGTTGACGCCGACCAAGCCGATCGCGCCGCGGAAGATCGAGGTTCGATCGGCCTAA